The Mechercharimyces sp. CAU 1602 genome includes a region encoding these proteins:
- a CDS encoding glycosyltransferase — protein MTVPHVLVASPIDQHVEVLREFLLSLLELEETNVEVSYLFYDNNRDRNASQLLWEFYKKKADRVSIVQAQSPLAHPRWIGTQLSTEEQMAQAARMKNDLLEIARDQEVDYVLLVNPNLILHPQTISLLLETKKEIISPLFWVEWEVGAARVPQVWRETATADFTTQLQQPGIYQVDGVGGCIWISYSALAKGVHFPEMNVSQGEDLGFSQQAKTLGYSLYVDTRAPLYHIHRIHDLKGIIDYKRASRQKKGEGNEPITISLCMIVKNEESVLERCLRSVEGIVDEIIIVDTGSTDATKEIASQFTDRIIDFKWIDDFAAARNESFRHATQEYILWLDADDVLREEDRSTFLTLKNSLDRSVDSVSMAYHLYFDSHGKVNTVLRRNRLVRRSCGFHWEGVVHENLLVAGNVYHSEIAIVHKKAKQRTDRNLRIFEKQMENGSPLSARDLFFYANELRDKERYEEAVRFYQQYLQCKDGDRSNQIYACLRMAESYYLMHEREQALYYALKTLEYDLPQGEACSRIAHFFFAENRYAEAAFWYEMVTKLPQPEDSYANVEVDLWTWYPHLQLCACYERLGDLKKAKFHNDAAHSYHPDHPAIVQNKQAFERLGIQ, from the coding sequence ATGACGGTACCGCATGTCTTAGTGGCAAGTCCGATTGATCAGCATGTAGAAGTATTGCGAGAATTTTTGCTCTCACTGTTAGAATTAGAGGAAACAAATGTAGAAGTTAGCTATCTATTTTACGATAATAACCGTGATCGTAACGCGAGTCAGTTGCTGTGGGAGTTTTATAAGAAAAAGGCAGATCGAGTTAGCATTGTGCAGGCACAATCCCCATTAGCACATCCACGTTGGATCGGCACACAGTTGTCTACAGAGGAACAAATGGCACAGGCGGCAAGAATGAAAAATGATCTGTTAGAAATTGCTCGAGATCAAGAAGTGGATTATGTCCTCTTGGTTAATCCCAATTTAATTTTGCATCCGCAGACGATCTCCTTGTTGTTGGAGACGAAGAAGGAAATCATCTCGCCTCTCTTTTGGGTGGAATGGGAGGTGGGTGCTGCTCGCGTGCCACAAGTTTGGCGTGAGACAGCTACCGCTGATTTTACAACACAACTACAACAACCAGGAATATATCAAGTAGATGGAGTAGGGGGATGCATTTGGATTTCATATTCCGCTCTAGCAAAAGGTGTTCATTTTCCGGAAATGAATGTTTCCCAAGGGGAGGATCTCGGCTTTAGTCAACAAGCAAAAACATTAGGCTATTCCCTCTATGTGGATACAAGGGCTCCTCTGTATCATATTCATCGTATACATGATTTGAAGGGAATTATTGATTATAAGCGTGCTAGTAGGCAAAAGAAGGGTGAGGGAAATGAGCCTATTACGATTAGTCTCTGTATGATTGTAAAAAATGAAGAGAGCGTATTGGAGCGCTGTCTTCGTTCGGTTGAAGGAATTGTGGATGAAATCATCATCGTTGATACTGGCTCTACTGACGCAACAAAAGAGATTGCTAGCCAGTTTACTGATCGAATCATAGATTTCAAGTGGATTGATGACTTTGCTGCAGCAAGAAATGAGTCCTTTCGTCATGCAACCCAAGAATATATTTTATGGCTAGATGCTGACGATGTGTTAAGGGAGGAAGATCGTAGTACCTTTCTCACTTTGAAGAACAGTTTAGATCGCTCAGTAGATAGTGTTAGCATGGCATATCACCTGTATTTTGACAGTCATGGCAAAGTAAATACAGTTTTAAGACGTAACCGTTTGGTGCGCCGTTCATGTGGATTTCATTGGGAAGGTGTGGTACATGAAAACTTGTTGGTAGCAGGTAATGTGTACCATAGTGAAATTGCCATTGTGCACAAAAAAGCGAAACAGCGAACGGATCGAAACTTGCGTATCTTTGAAAAACAAATGGAAAATGGGAGCCCGCTGTCAGCACGCGACCTCTTTTTTTATGCTAATGAGCTAAGAGATAAAGAGCGTTACGAAGAGGCTGTCCGCTTTTATCAGCAATATTTGCAGTGTAAGGACGGAGATCGTTCCAATCAGATCTATGCGTGTTTACGGATGGCAGAAAGTTATTACTTGATGCATGAGCGGGAGCAAGCCTTATACTACGCTTTAAAAACATTAGAATACGACCTCCCGCAAGGAGAGGCGTGCAGTCGGATCGCCCACTTTTTCTTTGCGGAAAATCGCTATGCAGAAGCTGCCTTCTGGTATGAGATGGTAACTAAGCTTCCACAACCGGAAGATAGTTATGCCAACGTGGAAGTTGATTTATGGACGTGGTACCCACATCTACAATTGTGTGCCTGTTATGAACGTCTAGGAGATCTTAAAAAAGCCAAATTCCATAATGATGCTGCTCATTCATATCATCCGGATCACCCCGCAATTGTGCAGAACAAGCAAGCATTTGAACGATTGGGTATACAGTAG
- a CDS encoding glycosyltransferase gives MALKIVLASLIRQEAGVLHEFLQSLFELDIDEDVEREYLFIDDNVEREAQRLLYRTAYQHENIQIIQPTQLPLAQAVHKQITPLGEKKRVALLKDRVMQYVRDEQADYLFLSAPHFVLPADLLTTLLTGKRDVMSPLFWVRQKGENQPLAQAWLCNQQLLHQYDKQLQEPGVYDAEVVNGSFLFSSRALGSQLSFFHSEGAWGLGEDALMCQHARRLGLTIAVDSRAPVLHLQVQDDLERIKPFKEKAHSPGFKRNVTISLCMIVRDEEDVLERCLQSVQGIPDEWIIVDTGSCDRTQEIAARYTDRLYQFDWVDNFAAARNFAFQQATQEYILWLDADDVLPEEERDKFLQLKKSLDRRTDSVSMLYRSTPTTVVRRNRLLRRERGFYWEGRVHEYVRVKGHCIHSDIMVVHQKEKEVGTRNLRIYRKQLQEEGELPQRDWFYFGNELQAHHEYEEAIEAFQTYLHTRGPEEDSIAACLRVAECFAKLHEWEQALHYVVMTFRYDVPRAEACCYIGELVREMGEQEQSIFWFTCATQVPIPTNPYANREESLWTWYPHLQLGNEYVRCEKWREALHHYKRVDEIYPDHPQLQRNKAAVEAKLAILSQS, from the coding sequence GTGGCGTTAAAAATAGTACTCGCATCGCTTATACGACAAGAAGCGGGTGTGTTACATGAGTTTTTACAATCATTATTTGAGTTGGATATAGATGAGGATGTAGAAAGAGAGTATCTGTTTATAGATGATAATGTGGAGCGGGAAGCCCAACGACTTTTATATAGAACCGCATATCAACATGAAAATATACAAATTATTCAACCTACTCAATTGCCATTGGCACAGGCTGTGCATAAACAGATTACTCCTTTAGGAGAAAAAAAACGAGTTGCCCTTCTTAAGGATCGTGTGATGCAGTATGTTCGAGATGAGCAGGCAGATTATTTGTTTTTGTCCGCTCCTCACTTTGTTCTTCCTGCTGATTTACTCACCACTCTCTTAACTGGGAAACGCGATGTTATGTCACCGTTATTTTGGGTGAGGCAGAAAGGGGAGAATCAGCCGTTAGCACAAGCGTGGCTGTGCAACCAGCAATTACTTCATCAATATGATAAACAGTTACAGGAACCGGGAGTATACGATGCGGAGGTAGTGAATGGAAGTTTTCTTTTTTCCTCACGTGCATTGGGGAGTCAGCTTTCTTTCTTTCACAGCGAGGGGGCGTGGGGTCTAGGGGAAGATGCGCTTATGTGTCAGCATGCACGGCGACTAGGACTAACTATAGCAGTGGATTCACGCGCTCCAGTGCTTCATCTGCAAGTACAAGATGATTTGGAAAGAATCAAGCCATTTAAGGAGAAGGCTCACTCGCCAGGGTTTAAGCGCAACGTAACAATCAGTCTCTGTATGATTGTAAGGGATGAGGAGGACGTATTAGAGCGCTGTCTCCAATCTGTGCAAGGAATTCCTGATGAATGGATCATTGTTGATACGGGTTCGTGTGATCGGACACAGGAGATCGCTGCTCGTTATACGGATCGTCTCTATCAATTTGACTGGGTAGATAATTTTGCTGCCGCTCGCAATTTTGCTTTTCAACAAGCGACACAAGAGTATATTTTATGGTTAGATGCCGACGATGTGTTGCCAGAGGAAGAGAGGGATAAGTTTCTGCAATTAAAGAAATCGTTAGACAGGAGGACGGATAGTGTAAGTATGTTATACCGTTCTACACCCACGACAGTTGTTCGTCGTAACCGTCTTCTTCGTCGTGAACGGGGGTTTTATTGGGAGGGACGTGTTCATGAGTATGTGAGGGTGAAGGGGCATTGTATTCATAGTGATATTATGGTTGTTCATCAGAAAGAAAAAGAAGTAGGAACACGTAATTTGAGGATTTATCGGAAGCAACTTCAGGAAGAAGGAGAATTACCACAACGGGATTGGTTTTATTTTGGAAACGAGTTACAAGCTCATCACGAGTATGAAGAAGCGATTGAAGCATTTCAGACGTACTTACATACAAGAGGTCCAGAAGAAGATAGTATTGCTGCCTGCTTGCGTGTAGCGGAATGTTTTGCGAAGTTACATGAGTGGGAGCAAGCGCTTCACTATGTTGTGATGACCTTTCGCTATGACGTTCCCCGAGCGGAAGCCTGTTGCTATATAGGGGAGCTAGTACGAGAGATGGGGGAACAGGAACAATCTATTTTTTGGTTCACCTGTGCGACGCAAGTTCCCATCCCTACAAATCCGTACGCAAATAGAGAGGAAAGCTTATGGACGTGGTACCCGCACCTCCAATTGGGAAATGAGTATGTGCGCTGTGAAAAATGGCGTGAAGCCCTTCATCATTATAAACGGGTGGACGAGATTTATCCCGATCATCCACAGCTACAGCGCAACAAAGCGGCAGTAGAGGCGAAACTGGCTATCTTGTCACAATCATAA
- a CDS encoding TetR/AcrR family transcriptional regulator, with amino-acid sequence MPRSPEQNSKIRTNRKTQILDAAMRVYRDWGYSGAEMGKIAQEAGLGRGLIYYYFKNKQNLFLELIEYRIALWKERSQPIVEMNATIPEKLSAYLREICLMAIEHPDVIHFHQTISRDLHKLFPEREEWVTNKYDQGMWEPVRSLIHEGIRTGELRTMKPEIAENLYISVLLGTLGMEQELLLQSMDQLIDGVLYGLVERETVRS; translated from the coding sequence ATGCCGCGATCACCAGAGCAAAATAGCAAAATACGTACCAATCGAAAAACACAGATATTGGATGCAGCCATGCGTGTATACCGTGATTGGGGCTATTCAGGTGCAGAGATGGGCAAGATTGCACAGGAAGCAGGGTTGGGTCGTGGACTTATATATTATTATTTCAAAAACAAACAAAACCTTTTTTTAGAATTGATTGAGTATCGAATCGCTTTGTGGAAGGAACGCTCACAACCGATTGTAGAGATGAATGCTACCATCCCTGAAAAGCTATCTGCCTATTTGCGTGAAATTTGTCTGATGGCGATCGAACATCCAGATGTGATACATTTTCACCAAACCATTTCCCGTGACTTACATAAGTTGTTTCCGGAACGTGAGGAGTGGGTGACAAATAAATATGATCAAGGGATGTGGGAGCCAGTACGATCTTTGATTCACGAAGGGATTCGTACGGGCGAGTTGCGGACAATGAAACCAGAAATCGCAGAAAATCTCTATATCAGTGTATTGTTGGGGACATTAGGGATGGAACAAGAGTTACTCTTACAATCAATGGATCAGTTAATTGACGGGGTATTATATGGTTTAGTGGAGCGAGAAACCGTTAGAAGCTAA
- a CDS encoding DapH/DapD/GlmU-related protein — protein sequence MRRTERYPVKNSNSLWQMYRLVPFWKVFRNVCVNLIARFTPSLRVKNSLYRTLLGMRVGDQSAVALMVMMDVLYPERITIGKNTIIGFQTTILTHEYLIDEYRIGDVVIGDHVMVGANSTILPGVTIGDHAIIGAGSLVNKDVPAHAFVAGNPIRLVRTARDK from the coding sequence ATGAGGAGAACGGAACGGTACCCTGTGAAGAATAGCAACTCGCTGTGGCAAATGTACCGCCTTGTTCCATTCTGGAAAGTATTTCGGAATGTTTGCGTCAATTTAATTGCCCGCTTTACGCCTTCCCTGCGTGTAAAAAATAGCCTTTATCGTACGTTGTTAGGGATGAGAGTGGGTGATCAAAGTGCGGTCGCATTAATGGTTATGATGGATGTGCTCTATCCAGAGCGGATAACCATCGGAAAAAATACGATTATCGGTTTTCAGACGACCATTTTGACACATGAATATCTCATTGATGAATATCGCATTGGGGATGTTGTTATTGGTGATCATGTGATGGTAGGGGCAAACTCAACCATTTTGCCGGGTGTGACCATAGGAGACCATGCTATCATTGGTGCGGGGTCGCTTGTAAATAAAGATGTGCCAGCACATGCTTTTGTCGCTGGTAATCCGATTCGACTGGTTCGAACAGCGCGGGACAAATAA
- a CDS encoding HAD-IA family hydrolase: MRYEAILFDLDGTLINTNKLILSSFRHALDVHGLQHVTDEEILARLGEPLWKQMEKFDSTQANKMVETYRRYNLYHHDREVTAFPYVEEVMEDLATQGMRMAVVTNKYRKSAEKGLRLFRLEQYLTTAVFVEDAEPKPDPALLQLALHRMNVTPDKAIMVGDSAADIEAAKQAGVTAVGVEWSMHDIHAFAPDYVIKDVRELYAILQYEPRVKLS, translated from the coding sequence ATGCGTTATGAAGCAATTTTATTTGATCTAGATGGTACACTCATTAACACAAACAAGCTGATTCTTTCTTCCTTTCGGCATGCTTTAGATGTGCATGGTCTACAGCACGTTACTGATGAAGAAATTCTTGCCCGTTTAGGGGAGCCATTGTGGAAACAGATGGAGAAATTTGATTCCACACAGGCGAATAAAATGGTGGAGACGTATCGTCGCTATAATTTGTATCACCATGATCGTGAGGTGACTGCTTTTCCTTATGTGGAAGAAGTGATGGAGGATTTAGCGACTCAAGGAATGAGGATGGCGGTTGTAACAAATAAGTATCGTAAGTCAGCTGAGAAAGGGTTACGCTTATTTCGATTGGAACAATACCTGACAACAGCTGTTTTTGTTGAAGATGCAGAGCCCAAGCCAGATCCTGCTTTATTGCAGCTAGCCCTTCACAGGATGAATGTAACGCCGGATAAGGCGATTATGGTCGGGGATAGCGCTGCCGATATAGAGGCAGCGAAACAAGCAGGTGTAACAGCAGTTGGTGTAGAGTGGAGTATGCATGATATACATGCCTTTGCACCAGACTATGTGATTAAGGATGTGCGTGAACTTTATGCGATTTTACAATATGAGCCCCGGGTAAAACTTTCATGA
- the lgt gene encoding prolipoprotein diacylglyceryl transferase produces MREASGVYLSQTINPVAFSLGPISIHWYGIILGTAALVGLWLATREGKKHGFDSDLFLDMMIWVLPAAIVGARLYYVLFQWQWYAEEPWKVIAVWEGGLAIHGGLIGAVVAGYFFVRKRGVPFMQVADIVAPSIILGQAIGRWGNFMNQEAHGSEVSRSFLEGLFLPDWIIEQMYIQGSYYHPTFLYESLWNIAGFALLLAIRHFNPRRGEIFISYVIWYSLGRFYIEGLRTDSLAFQGPDWLVSVMEICWLPMATIFEPGAMVDGNVRIAQLMSLILVFAGIILLAVRRGKGYADVPYLTVEPHGITVTESHAQKKAEVVSDKEQDDKNSKEEIAEEGKESS; encoded by the coding sequence ATGAGGGAGGCGAGTGGAGTGTATTTATCACAAACAATTAATCCGGTTGCTTTTTCGCTCGGACCGATCAGTATCCACTGGTATGGGATCATATTGGGTACAGCTGCTTTAGTAGGGCTGTGGTTAGCGACACGGGAAGGTAAAAAGCATGGATTTGATAGCGATCTTTTCCTAGATATGATGATCTGGGTTTTGCCTGCGGCGATTGTGGGCGCGCGTCTATATTATGTTCTTTTTCAGTGGCAATGGTATGCTGAAGAGCCGTGGAAAGTGATTGCTGTTTGGGAAGGCGGTCTTGCTATTCACGGTGGTTTGATTGGGGCAGTAGTTGCGGGATACTTTTTTGTTCGGAAACGAGGAGTCCCTTTTATGCAGGTTGCAGATATAGTTGCTCCTAGTATTATCTTGGGACAAGCGATCGGAAGATGGGGAAACTTTATGAATCAAGAGGCTCACGGTTCAGAAGTGAGTCGCTCATTCTTAGAAGGTCTTTTTTTACCGGACTGGATTATCGAGCAAATGTACATTCAAGGAAGTTACTATCACCCCACCTTTTTATATGAATCATTGTGGAACATAGCAGGATTTGCACTCTTACTTGCGATACGACACTTTAATCCGCGTCGCGGTGAGATTTTTATTAGCTATGTGATTTGGTATTCACTCGGACGTTTCTATATCGAAGGGCTACGTACGGATAGTTTAGCTTTTCAAGGACCAGACTGGCTAGTTAGTGTGATGGAGATATGTTGGTTGCCGATGGCGACGATCTTTGAACCAGGAGCGATGGTGGATGGCAACGTGCGGATTGCACAATTGATGAGCCTGATTTTAGTTTTTGCGGGTATCATATTATTGGCGGTACGCAGAGGAAAAGGGTATGCCGATGTCCCTTATCTCACTGTAGAACCACATGGCATAACCGTGACAGAGAGCCATGCGCAGAAGAAGGCCGAAGTAGTTAGTGATAAAGAGCAAGACGATAAAAACAGCAAAGAAGAGATCGCAGAAGAGGGTAAGGAAAGCAGCTAA
- the hprK gene encoding HPr(Ser) kinase/phosphatase: MTTKVTVKELVQQFDLEIVCGFTGLERELVVSDLYRPAIEMSGFFTYYPSERLQMLGRTETTYASQLEPEVRQERLEKLCQERTPCICITHGLKVPSELFKAADRAGIPILRTSLASTKFGSKVTNYLEKRLAPRTTMHGVLVDIYGVGVLITGTSGIGKSETALELVKRGHRLIADDAVELRQTEEETLIGSAPELIRHLLEIRGVGIINVMTLFGAGAVRDHKKISLAIRLESWEENRAYDRLGLDEERIPVIDTSLPQLTIPVRPGRNLAVIIEVAAMNFRLKRMGFDAVQDFTSKLGEALDDHEDWD, encoded by the coding sequence ATGACGACAAAAGTGACGGTTAAAGAGTTGGTACAACAGTTTGATCTAGAAATTGTTTGTGGTTTTACGGGATTGGAACGAGAATTGGTTGTTAGTGACCTCTATCGCCCCGCAATCGAAATGTCTGGCTTCTTTACTTACTACCCGTCAGAGCGTTTACAGATGTTAGGACGGACAGAGACGACTTATGCAAGCCAACTTGAGCCAGAAGTGAGACAAGAGCGATTAGAGAAGCTGTGTCAAGAGCGTACGCCTTGTATTTGTATCACCCACGGTCTTAAAGTGCCTAGTGAACTGTTTAAGGCGGCAGATAGAGCGGGTATTCCTATATTGCGCACCTCCCTAGCATCGACTAAATTTGGTAGTAAAGTGACCAACTATTTAGAGAAGCGTTTGGCACCACGCACTACCATGCACGGGGTGCTGGTTGATATATATGGAGTCGGGGTATTGATTACGGGAACGAGCGGGATCGGAAAGAGTGAAACGGCATTGGAGTTAGTAAAGAGGGGTCACCGCCTGATTGCTGACGATGCAGTCGAATTGAGACAAACGGAGGAAGAAACACTGATTGGAAGTGCCCCAGAGTTGATTCGCCATCTGTTAGAAATACGCGGAGTAGGCATTATAAATGTGATGACTTTATTTGGGGCAGGAGCCGTACGCGATCATAAGAAAATCTCACTTGCTATTCGATTAGAATCGTGGGAAGAAAATCGCGCTTACGATCGTTTAGGGTTAGATGAAGAGCGCATCCCTGTTATTGATACCAGCTTGCCACAATTGACCATCCCCGTTCGACCAGGACGTAACTTAGCTGTCATCATTGAAGTAGCGGCGATGAACTTTCGTTTAAAAAGGATGGGCTTTGATGCGGTACAAGATTTCACCTCTAAATTAGGGGAAGCATTGGATGACCATGAAGACTGGGATTAA
- a CDS encoding phage holin family protein has product MNEDRAGTYEEEKEMIGWIGRLLLNGLAVFLAAQLISSISITGYGTAILVAIVLGLINTFIRPILKLFALPITILTLGLFTFVINALLFWLTGALVSGFEVDGFVAALLGSIVVSVIAWILEGIWGRIAD; this is encoded by the coding sequence TTGAATGAGGATCGTGCAGGTACTTATGAGGAGGAGAAAGAGATGATCGGTTGGATCGGAAGATTATTGCTGAATGGACTAGCTGTATTTTTAGCGGCACAATTGATCTCGTCCATTTCAATCACGGGATATGGAACGGCAATTTTGGTTGCAATTGTACTAGGATTAATCAACACCTTTATTCGTCCGATCTTAAAGTTGTTCGCTCTCCCGATTACAATTTTGACGCTTGGTTTGTTTACTTTCGTGATTAATGCACTCTTATTCTGGTTAACGGGAGCATTAGTGAGCGGTTTTGAAGTAGACGGCTTTGTGGCGGCATTGTTAGGTTCCATCGTAGTTAGTGTAATTGCCTGGATATTAGAAGGGATCTGGGGACGAATTGCCGATTAA
- the uvrA gene encoding excinuclease ABC subunit UvrA: MPQNHIVIRGARVHNLKNIDITIPRDQFVVLTGLSGSGKSSLAFDTIYAEGQRRYVESLSAYARQFLGQMDKPDVDRIEGLSPAISIDQKTTSRNPRSTVGTVTEIYDYLRLLYARVGRAYCPKHGTEISAQTVQHMTDHILQLPVRTRIQVLAPLVSGRKGTHVKVIEEARQQGYVRARIDGEVQDLSDDIQLEKNKKHSIDVIVDRLLVKPGIEARLTDSLETALGLADGNVIIDVINGEELLFSQNLACPQCGYSIEELSPRMFSFNSPFGACSSCDGLGSRQEVDAQLVVPNPSLSLREGAIEPWSNPTSNYYPQLLRAVCAHFGIDMEVPFSQLAKSERETLLYGSDVRIPFRYTSDLGQVRETETRFEGIVNNLTRRYRETGSEAVRELIESYMTTSACPSCQGARLRAESLHVKVDGNTIDEVTRLSIQDAYTLFGEIKLSTKEQTIAQQVLKEIRERLGFLVNVGLDYLTLNRSAGTLSGGEAQRIRLATQVGSSLMGVLYILDEPSIGLHQRDNNRLIETLKRMRNLGNTLIVVEHDEDTMLAADYLIDIGPGAGIHGGQVVAAGSPNAIMQDENSLTGKYLSGRKMIPLPEERREANGKWLQIKGADENNLKGLDVSIPLGVFTCVTGVSGSGKSTLVNEILHKALARELNRSKVVPGSHESLSGTEHLKKVIDIDQSPIGRTPRSNPATYTGVFDDIRDVFATVPEAKVRGYKKGRFSFNVKGGRCEACRGDGIIKIEMHFLPDVYVPCEECEGKRYNRETLDILYRGKTISDILEMTVEDGCTFFKNIPRIKRKLDTLNDVGLGYIRLGQPATTLSGGEAQRVKLASELYKRSRGQTLYILDEPTTGLHMEDVSRLLRVLTRLVENGDSVLVIEHNLDVIKTADYIIDLGPEGGSGGGTLVASGTPEEVAQVADSYTGTYLQQVLLRDRERMEKWFNELEQVVE, from the coding sequence ATGCCGCAAAACCATATTGTGATTCGTGGAGCACGTGTTCATAACTTAAAAAACATTGATATTACGATTCCTCGCGATCAGTTTGTTGTGCTTACAGGGTTGTCTGGGTCAGGGAAATCATCGCTCGCCTTTGATACGATTTATGCCGAAGGGCAAAGGCGGTACGTGGAGTCTCTTTCTGCTTATGCTCGTCAATTTCTTGGGCAGATGGATAAACCAGATGTGGATCGGATTGAAGGTTTATCTCCTGCCATCTCGATCGATCAGAAAACGACAAGTCGTAATCCCCGCTCTACTGTAGGAACCGTAACGGAAATCTATGATTATTTGCGTTTGCTTTACGCCCGGGTTGGCCGTGCATACTGTCCTAAGCACGGCACTGAAATTTCGGCGCAAACCGTACAACACATGACGGACCATATACTGCAGTTACCTGTGCGGACCCGTATTCAAGTGTTGGCACCGCTTGTCAGTGGTCGGAAGGGTACGCATGTAAAAGTGATCGAAGAAGCTCGTCAGCAAGGGTATGTGCGTGCGCGTATCGATGGGGAAGTACAAGATCTGAGTGACGATATCCAGTTGGAGAAAAATAAGAAGCATTCCATTGATGTGATTGTTGATCGCTTATTAGTAAAACCAGGGATTGAAGCTCGTTTGACGGATTCGTTAGAGACCGCATTAGGGTTAGCGGATGGCAATGTGATTATTGATGTAATTAATGGTGAAGAACTTCTCTTTAGTCAAAATTTAGCATGTCCGCAATGTGGTTATAGTATCGAAGAGCTTTCCCCACGAATGTTTTCTTTTAATAGCCCCTTCGGTGCTTGTTCATCATGTGATGGGTTGGGCAGTCGTCAAGAAGTAGATGCGCAGCTGGTTGTGCCTAATCCGAGCCTCAGTCTGCGTGAAGGGGCGATTGAGCCTTGGTCCAACCCGACGTCCAACTACTATCCACAGCTGCTGCGCGCCGTTTGCGCTCATTTTGGAATCGATATGGAGGTTCCATTTTCTCAGTTAGCAAAATCAGAGCGCGAAACGCTTCTATATGGAAGTGATGTGCGCATCCCATTTCGCTATACAAGTGATCTTGGACAAGTGCGGGAGACAGAGACACGTTTTGAAGGAATTGTAAATAACTTGACTCGTCGTTATCGTGAGACGGGATCGGAAGCCGTGCGTGAACTTATTGAGTCGTATATGACCACGAGTGCTTGTCCAAGTTGTCAGGGAGCACGATTACGTGCGGAGTCGCTTCATGTGAAAGTGGATGGAAATACGATAGACGAAGTGACACGCTTGTCTATCCAAGACGCCTACACCCTTTTTGGCGAGATTAAGTTGAGTACAAAAGAGCAGACAATCGCACAACAAGTATTAAAAGAGATACGAGAGCGATTAGGGTTTCTCGTCAATGTAGGGCTTGATTATTTAACCTTAAACCGTTCTGCGGGTACGTTATCTGGGGGAGAGGCCCAACGGATTCGTTTGGCAACCCAAGTAGGCTCCAGTTTGATGGGGGTACTCTACATTTTGGATGAACCGAGTATTGGACTGCACCAACGAGACAACAACCGCTTGATCGAGACGTTGAAACGGATGCGTAACTTAGGAAACACCTTAATTGTGGTGGAGCATGATGAAGACACGATGCTAGCGGCTGACTATTTAATTGATATTGGGCCTGGAGCTGGTATACATGGGGGACAAGTAGTTGCCGCTGGGTCTCCGAATGCAATTATGCAAGATGAGAACTCACTGACGGGTAAATATTTGAGTGGGCGTAAAATGATTCCGCTACCAGAGGAACGGCGGGAGGCTAATGGTAAGTGGCTCCAGATTAAGGGTGCGGATGAAAACAATCTAAAAGGATTGGATGTGTCGATCCCATTAGGAGTATTTACTTGTGTCACAGGTGTTTCTGGTTCGGGGAAGAGTACGTTAGTAAATGAGATTCTTCATAAAGCGCTAGCTCGTGAATTAAATCGTAGTAAAGTGGTGCCTGGGTCACACGAAAGCTTGAGTGGGACAGAGCATTTAAAGAAAGTGATCGATATCGATCAATCACCGATTGGACGAACGCCACGTTCTAATCCAGCAACTTATACGGGAGTTTTTGATGATATTCGTGACGTGTTTGCCACTGTGCCCGAAGCGAAAGTTCGTGGCTACAAAAAAGGTCGCTTTAGCTTCAATGTAAAAGGTGGGCGGTGCGAGGCTTGTCGGGGGGATGGGATTATTAAAATCGAGATGCATTTTCTTCCTGATGTGTATGTCCCGTGTGAGGAGTGTGAAGGTAAGCGATATAATCGGGAAACATTAGATATCCTTTACAGAGGAAAAACGATCTCTGATATTTTAGAGATGACGGTGGAAGATGGATGCACCTTCTTTAAAAACATTCCTCGTATTAAGCGAAAGCTAGATACTCTCAACGATGTCGGGCTAGGTTATATTCGTTTGGGACAGCCGGCGACCACGTTATCAGGTGGGGAAGCACAGCGGGTGAAACTAGCGTCTGAACTGTATAAGCGGAGTCGTGGCCAGACGCTTTACATCCTCGACGAACCTACCACCGGTTTGCATATGGAAGATGTGTCCCGTCTGCTTCGTGTATTGACTCGCTTGGTAGAAAACGGAGACTCTGTACTCGTGATTGAACATAATTTAGATGTAATTAAAACAGCTGATTATATTATTGACCTGGGACCGGAAGGAGGGAGCGGTGGAGGTACCCTCGTAGCTTCCGGGACTCCAGAAGAGGTAGCACAGGTAGCAGACTCGTATACAGGGACTTATCTGCAACAAGTGCTGTTGCGTGATCGCGAGCGGATGGAGAAGTGGTTTAATGAGCTTGAACAAGTGGTAGAATAG